GATAACATAGCTTCCGCAGATCCCAGCAGACGGATAATCACCTACAAGCAGCCAATTGGACCAGTCGGTATTTTAACACCATGGAATTTTCCAATTGCGATGATCACAAGAAAATTAGGAGCAGCTTTTGCTGCGGGATGCACGGCTGTTATCAAACCAGCCACCGAAACCCCGCTTTCAGCGTTGGCCATAGCAGTTCTTATCGAGAAAGCCGGTTTCCCTAAAGGCGTTGTGAGCATCATCCCAGTCAATCAAGAAAGGACCAAAATTGTTGGACAGATGTTCTGTGAATCTCCGTTGTTGAAGAAAATTTCTTTCACGGGTTCAACTGGTGTTGGTAAAATTCTTATGGCCCAGTCCGCTTCCACTCTTAAAAAACTATCATTTGAACTAGGCGGAAATGCACCATTTATTGTCTTCGATGATGCAGACGTTGATCTTGCTGTGCAGGGTGCTATCGCATGCAAATTGAGACAATCTGGTCAGACATGTGTTTGCGCTAACAGACTATATGTCCAAGAAGGGATTTATGAGACCTTTGCAAAAAAGTTAGCTGATGCGGTTGGCAAACTCAAGCTGGGCAATGGACTGGAATCAGGAACTACGCATGGGCCTTTGATTCATCAAAGAGCCGTCTCAAAGGTCAGGTCACATATTAAAGACGCTGTCAGCAAAGGAGCTAAGATAGTTACTGGTGGCAATGTTGAAAAATCTTTAGGAGATAATTTTCATCAACTTACCATTTTGGTCGATGTTCCCTTGAATGCAGTAGTGACGAAAGAGGAAACGTTTGGCCCATTAGTTCCATTGATCAAGTTCAGTACTGAAGAGGAAGTCATTGACCTTGCTAACGATACTGAGTATGGTCTGGCGGGTTATTTCTTCTCGAAGGACTACGCTAAAGTGTTTAGAGTGAGCGAGCAGCTCAACAGTGGTATGGTGGGTGCCAATACCGGGGCCATGACGGAAGCTGCTCTTCCATTCGGTGGTATTGGCTGGTCAGGATTTGGAAGAGAAGGTTCCAAGTATGGAGTGGATGATTACGTTGTTCTAAAATCTGTTGTTATCGGTAATGTTTAGGTATTCCGATTCTACTCTTCAAAGTAGCTTAGAAGCACGCAATAAGGCTTATCTATCATTGCGAATTGAGCTTTTGCTCCACAACCAGAACTTTATCCTCCGCCGTTTGGCGTTTGTCAGTCCTAGTTCCAACACGAATATCACTTTGGATCCTCAAAACCCCCATTTGGTGGACCGTCTCATGTAACTTGCCGATCAGATTCATAACCTCAGACCACTCTCCTTCAATAGTTGTTCCTGCGCTGTGTAACGTGCTTTTCAAACCGCTTGCTTGGATTTCTTTCTCAACAGCAACGATATAATCCGAAACAGAAGAATTCGCCGTCCCGATCTGAGTGGTCAGCAAAAGTATATTTCCTAGAGTCTTAATCACTTACAGGAATCAAGCAAACATCTGCCAAACAATGTAAATCAACCATATTATCgaatttggaagcaaatAGATAAGTATCTAAATTtctgaagaaaattggTTAAAATTAGATTATCATTTTTTATCCCTGATCATTACGCAATACATTAGTCATCGACAAACCAATTTGTCCCTTCGAAGAACAGATAGATCAATATCTTCAGGAACTCTTCTCCAAATAAGCTTTTGAGAATTTGTGCTTTGGCTGAATTTGTAGTTTGGCTATTGAAATTCAGGAGTTTCCTTTGTTTTCAATTTAGTACACCCGAGACCGGTCATCATCAGGCCGGAAAAGCTAATTTCTAGACTGACTGGAAATTGACTAATTAGGTACAGCTGCGTTGCGACTCTGGATGGATCCTCTGGAGGTGGGTAGCCAACGAAAAGATGGACTTCACAATTCCAAGGAACTGCCCTCAAGTAGTTGAGGACCAATTATTGAGACTCATCAATGAATACCAAGAAGGTTATCTTACCGAAAAAGGCTACATAAACAAAAGACTAGAAATTCTTCAATCTGCATCCTCCAGACCAACGACTTTaccaaaaacaccattATCAAAAAAAGCAACGACCCTAAGCAACTCCACATCCACCTCTACTCCCGTTCCATCAGAAGTTCATGAATTCGAACTCAATCTAGGTGAAAATAATTGTTTTCCAGATGACCATAATGAAAATTTGACCCAGCCTTTAACGTATGAAGATGAACCTTTTCCATACCTGGAACCTTCCTTGAATTATTTCCAACAATTTGACGTACCGAGGGAATTACAGAAACCTCTTGATCCAAGAGATGTTGACGAAATGCTTGAGCAGAAATTCAATAATCTGCCTAGCATTCTGAGACACAGAGGCTCAATTTATAAGAGAGAGGCTGCTATAGTCATTGTTGATGCGAAGGGCAAAGAATCGCAGTCCATATCTTGGGAAAGGCTATATTTgagagctgaaaaaatagcacagaaaatcaagaacAAAGCAGCTCTTTATCCAGGTGATCGTGTTTGTCTTATTTATCAGAATATTGAAGTCATAGAACTAGTCATTGCTGTGTACGCTTGTTTCTTGTCTGGAACGGTGGCTGTTCCAATGAATAGTGGTTTATCATCCAAGGAGCTGGTAAAAATTATGACTGATACCCAGTCTCATCTTTGTTTAATGTCTGATTCGGTCTACAAACATTTTGAGAGACAGACAAACGGATCCAAGCTTTCAATTTGGCCTAAAGGTATGGATATATGGAAAACAACTGATACAGGGCTGGCTGCAAAAGATGAAGACCCACCAGCGATGAAAATCAGCGATCTCGCCTATATTCAATATACCAAAAGCTCTTTTGGCGAGCTTAGGGGTGTTGTGATTTCTCATAGGACTATAATGCATCAAatgagctcgttgttgTCAATTTTTACGAGCACGCCGACCATGGATACGCAGGAATTCGTGAGATCAGATATCAGGTATTCAAGTTCCAAAAATGTGCTTTTGAGCACTTTGGATGCTCGTGACTCGATTggcttgattttttcagtATTGTTCACTGTGTTCACTGGAAATACTCTACTTTGGATGCCGCAGCGATTGACGGAAGTTGCTGGCCTACTAGCCCATGTCATATCAAAGTACAGAGTTTCCGTTATGCTTTCCGATTACTTGAGCTTAAAGCAAGTTGCCTACAATTATCAATCTTTTCCACAAATGACCAGAACTTTCAATAAGAAAGTCAAAGTTGATCTGTCATGCGTTAAGTGGTGCTTGATAGACACAGTTATTGTGGACTGTGAGTTCAATGATATGCTTGTGAATAGATGGTTCCGTCCGCTAGGACATAAATCACCGCGCCAAATTATCGCTCCTATATTAGCCCTCAATGAACATGGAGGGATGATTATATCAATGAGAGACTGGATAGGTAAGGAGGAGAATCTGGGATGCACATTCCACAGTCCAATGGCAGATGATTTGCCCAACGATGCTTACgaagatgacgatgaaaatgatgaaaatAACAAATTATCGGAGCTCTTAATTGACAAAGCTTCGCTAACTTCAAACACTGTTAAGGTAGTAAGCGATAGGCCTCCTCCAATTTCTACTCTCATGGACAACGGTGAATCTTCCAAGTACATTAGAGTAGGTGCATTTGGATACCCGCTGCCTGATGCCACTCTTGCGATTGTaaatccagaaactcgGTTTCTCAGTGGTAACATGGAAGTTGGGGAGATTTGGGTGGACTCACACTGTATCTCCGGAGGATTTTGGAGCCTTGCGGATGCTACCCAATCTATCTTCCAAGCAGAGTGCTTGGATTATGAGGGAATTCTCAACTTGAAGTTTGTTAGAACGGGATTGCTTGGATTCACATACAATGGCAAAGTTTACGTTTTGGGCCTCTATGAAGATAGAATCAGTCAAAAAGTAACATGGTACGATCAGTATTtgcagcagaagaaaaaagatgCGACACATTCATTGAAACAACAGATAAACCAATATAGGTATCACTATGCAGGTCATCTGGTAAAGACGCTAGTTAGAAATATGAACGAAGTGTCGGACTGTTCATTTTTTAACATCACAATAAACCGTGAACACGTGCCTATCGTGATCATTGAGTCACCATCAGCTCAAATGCTACCTGCAGCAGTAGCCACACACTCAGGAGACCGATTGAACTATCCAGCTCTGGATGAGATCGCTTCAAAAGCAtttcaaattcttgaaCAGATGCAAAATGTCCGCCTGCATTGTATCCTTTTATGTGCGCCAAATTCACTTCCAAGAACTCCAAGGAGTGGTAGACCAGAGATCGCCAATATGCTTTGCAAGCGGCGGTTTATGGAGGGAAAAATACCTTCCGTTTATGTTAAATTCAATCTATCAAATTCATTGAGTGCAATACCCCACGGAGAAGACATTACCGGCGGAATCTGGTCTCTCTACTCTTCCAATTCTAGAGTAGAGGCTCTTAACTACACAGATCTCCAATATTCAGGTCTGGATCTGAGAGAAAAATGTATGGATGATCGGACAAACTTGGAGCTAACAGAGTACAAATCGATACTTGAACTATTTAAGATAAGAGCTTCCAAACAGGCGGATGAGATGGCATATGGAATTATTGACAGACAAAG
This portion of the Ogataea parapolymorpha DL-1 chromosome IV, whole genome shotgun sequence genome encodes:
- a CDS encoding Succinate-semialdehyde dehydrogenase [NADP(+)]; translated protein: MSSQADIDQLAQNFGIKNAELIKTGAFIGGEWLHFNDETFSVEDPATNKHLLKVSNTPIEVVEQAIRDADIAFKEFKKTTGRQRSLLLRKLYDLMIENGEDLAKICTIENGKPYADSLGELKYASSFFEWFSEEAPRINGDNIASADPSRRIITYKQPIGPVGILTPWNFPIAMITRKLGAAFAAGCTAVIKPATETPLSALAIAVLIEKAGFPKGVVSIIPVNQERTKIVGQMFCESPLLKKISFTGSTGVGKILMAQSASTLKKLSFELGGNAPFIVFDDADVDLAVQGAIACKLRQSGQTCVCANRLYVQEGIYETFAKKLADAVGKLKLGNGLESGTTHGPLIHQRAVSKVRSHIKDAVSKGAKIVTGGNVEKSLGDNFHQLTILVDVPLNAVVTKEETFGPLVPLIKFSTEEEVIDLANDTEYGLAGYFFSKDYAKVFRVSEQLNSGMVGANTGAMTEAALPFGGIGWSGFGREGSKYGVDDYVVLKSVVIGNV